In Flavobacterium sp. N1736, the following are encoded in one genomic region:
- the rplQ gene encoding 50S ribosomal protein L17: MRHGKKFNHLSRQTGHRKAMLANMACSLIEHKRINTTVAKAKALKQFVEPLITKSKEDTTHNRRIVFAYLRSKYAVTDLFRDVAAKVGDRPGGYTRIIKVGNRLGDNADMAMIELVDFNELYNGGKKEVKKAKSRRGGKAKKAEETTEAPAAESESTTEASE; the protein is encoded by the coding sequence ATGAGACACGGAAAAAAATTCAATCACTTAAGCAGACAGACTGGACATAGAAAAGCTATGTTAGCTAATATGGCTTGTTCTCTTATTGAGCACAAACGTATTAACACTACTGTTGCTAAGGCTAAAGCGCTTAAACAATTCGTTGAGCCTTTAATCACAAAATCAAAAGAAGATACTACTCATAATCGTCGTATCGTTTTTGCTTACTTACGTAGTAAATATGCTGTAACTGACTTGTTCAGAGACGTAGCTGCTAAAGTTGGTGACCGTCCAGGTGGATACACTCGTATCATTAAAGTTGGAAATCGTTTGGGAGATAATGCTGATATGGCAATGATCGAGCTTGTAGATTTCAATGAACTTTACAATGGAGGTAAAAAAGAAGTTAAAAAAGCAAAAAGCCGTCGTGGTGGTAAAGCAAAAAAAGCTGAGGAAACTACTGAAGCTCCAGCTGCTGAGTCAGAATCGACTACTGAAGCTTCTGAATAA
- a CDS encoding C10 family peptidase, with translation MRYYQYPTNYNWSAMPMNNPSVTTANFILDIHNAIRSVYPDVLSYACNATGVSRYTDIGQVLKKQFKYSSADYSNYNYQVVKNNLASGRPVLLEGFGTGGHMWVCDGYQLTNYYFDDCTGLSTLYLHMNWGWDPSRNNNGYYAYNNFNPGVHNFTTDLKMIHNIKP, from the coding sequence ATGCGGTATTATCAATATCCTACTAATTATAATTGGTCAGCAATGCCAATGAATAATCCTAGTGTTACAACCGCAAATTTTATATTAGATATTCATAATGCTATTCGTTCCGTTTATCCGGATGTACTCTCCTATGCCTGTAATGCTACAGGTGTATCAAGATATACGGATATAGGACAAGTTTTAAAGAAGCAGTTTAAGTACTCTTCTGCTGATTATTCCAACTATAATTATCAAGTTGTAAAAAATAATTTAGCATCCGGAAGACCGGTATTGTTAGAAGGATTTGGTACTGGTGGACATATGTGGGTTTGTGATGGATATCAATTAACCAATTATTATTTCGACGACTGCACAGGACTGAGTACACTTTATCTCCATATGAATTGGGGATGGGATCCATCTAGAAATAATAATGGCTATTATGCATATAATAATTTTAACCCTGGTGTTCATAATTTCACCACAGATTTAAAGATGATTCATAACATTAAACCATAA
- the eno gene encoding phosphopyruvate hydratase yields the protein MSIIIKVHARQIFDSRGNPTIEVDVVTENGVLGRAAVPSGASTGEHEAVELRDGGKAFLGKGVLNAVNNVNTVIAEELVGTSVFEQNTIDQLMIDLDGTPNKSKLGANAILGVSLAAAKAAANELGLPLYRYVGGVSANTLPVPMMNIINGGSHSDAPIAFQEFMIFPVKATSFTHAMQMGTEIFHSLKKVLHDRGLSTAVGDEGGFAPNLAGGTEDALDTIKLAVEKAGYTFGDEIMIALDCAASEFYVNGKYDYTKFEGETGKIRTSEEQADYLAELAAKYPIISIEDGMYEDDWDGWKYLTEKIGHKVQLVGDDLFVTNVERLSTGIEKGIANSILVKVNQIGTLTETIAAVNMAKNAGYTSVMSHRSGETEDNTIADLAVALNCGQIKTGSASRSDRMAKYNQLLRIEEELGSTAYFPGLNAFKIK from the coding sequence ATGAGTATTATAATTAAAGTTCACGCAAGACAAATTTTTGATTCCAGAGGTAATCCTACTATTGAAGTTGATGTAGTAACTGAAAATGGAGTATTAGGAAGAGCAGCAGTTCCATCTGGAGCTTCAACTGGAGAGCATGAGGCTGTTGAATTACGTGACGGAGGAAAAGCTTTCTTAGGAAAAGGTGTTTTAAATGCAGTGAATAATGTAAATACTGTTATTGCTGAAGAATTAGTTGGAACTTCTGTTTTCGAACAAAATACAATTGATCAGTTAATGATTGATTTAGACGGGACTCCAAATAAATCTAAATTAGGAGCTAACGCTATTTTAGGAGTTTCTTTGGCTGCTGCAAAAGCTGCTGCTAATGAATTAGGTTTGCCATTATACAGATACGTTGGTGGAGTTTCTGCTAATACTTTACCTGTTCCAATGATGAATATCATCAACGGTGGTTCTCACTCTGATGCGCCTATCGCATTTCAGGAATTCATGATTTTCCCAGTAAAAGCAACTTCATTTACACATGCTATGCAAATGGGAACTGAAATTTTCCATAGCTTGAAAAAAGTATTACATGACAGAGGTTTAAGTACTGCTGTAGGTGACGAAGGTGGTTTTGCACCAAACTTAGCCGGAGGTACTGAAGATGCTTTGGATACAATTAAACTTGCAGTTGAAAAAGCTGGATATACTTTCGGTGACGAAATTATGATTGCTCTTGACTGTGCTGCTTCTGAGTTTTATGTAAACGGTAAATACGATTATACTAAATTTGAAGGAGAAACAGGAAAAATCAGAACTTCTGAAGAGCAAGCTGATTATTTAGCTGAACTTGCTGCTAAATATCCAATTATTTCTATAGAAGATGGTATGTACGAAGATGATTGGGATGGATGGAAATATTTAACTGAAAAAATTGGACATAAAGTACAATTAGTAGGTGATGATTTATTTGTTACTAATGTTGAGCGTTTGTCAACTGGAATTGAAAAAGGAATTGCAAATTCAATTTTAGTAAAAGTAAACCAAATCGGTACTTTAACTGAAACTATTGCAGCTGTAAATATGGCAAAAAACGCAGGTTATACATCAGTAATGTCCCACCGTTCCGGAGAAACAGAAGATAATACTATTGCTGATTTAGCTGTAGCTTTAAACTGTGGTCAAATTAAAACAGGTTCTGCTTCTCGTTCTGATCGTATGGCAAAATACAATCAATTATTAAGAATTGAGGAAGAGTTAGGAAGTACTGCTTATTTTCCTGGATTAAATGCTTTTAAGATTAAATAA
- a CDS encoding Spi family protease inhibitor, whose protein sequence is MKQLKIYHWFFILALLAMFSCSKDSELGDSNTVSQENFVQLSLAKEIGSGMSFKNNSVTGKTAAGIIKKNIEDINEIKNEKGITVFYVINYIHGGYIILSADNRMQPIIAFSDEGKFIVDEKDYSEGLKSWMKDAETQITAIQKSTIKQTEKEKLAWRQVKNTLANQGMFAKVPLDQCVERTTTETKGPYLKSTWWQLGGYNDALPDKTCDGLTEHVYAGCVPIAMA, encoded by the coding sequence ATGAAGCAATTAAAAATTTACCACTGGTTTTTTATTTTGGCTTTACTTGCCATGTTTTCCTGTTCAAAAGATAGTGAGTTAGGAGATTCAAACACAGTATCTCAAGAAAATTTTGTCCAGCTTTCTTTGGCAAAAGAAATTGGATCAGGAATGTCTTTTAAAAACAATTCCGTAACTGGTAAAACTGCTGCCGGAATTATAAAAAAGAATATAGAAGACATTAATGAAATCAAAAATGAAAAAGGGATTACTGTTTTTTATGTAATAAACTATATTCATGGCGGCTATATCATTTTATCTGCGGATAATAGAATGCAGCCCATAATTGCTTTTTCTGATGAGGGCAAATTTATAGTTGATGAAAAAGATTATTCTGAAGGCTTGAAATCCTGGATGAAAGATGCTGAAACGCAAATTACCGCTATTCAAAAATCTACAATTAAACAAACTGAAAAAGAAAAGTTAGCCTGGAGACAAGTTAAGAATACACTTGCGAATCAAGGAATGTTTGCAAAAGTACCACTGGATCAATGTGTTGAGCGCACTACCACAGAAACAAAAGGACCTTATTTAAAATCAACGTGGTGGCAGTTAGGAGGTTATAATGATGCTCTGCCAGATAAGACTTGTGATGGTCTAACTGAGCATGTTTATGCTGGCTGTGTGCCTATAGCGATGGCGTAA
- a CDS encoding MarC family NAAT transporter, giving the protein MDLFIYLFAALFSVLNPIGTVPIFVGLTQDDSQKERSRISLWTAINVFIILMVSYFIGQYVLTFFGISIDALRIAGGIVIVNSGFSLLSGKFNKKRGINKKIEHDAQHRNDIALTPLAIPMLAGPGSMSLLIAFYQEHHQMNEIIISSLAILAIAIAIFAILKSAHYLARILGASGIVAISRIVGFIVISIGIQYIVSSIVNIIKGNLM; this is encoded by the coding sequence ATGGATTTATTCATTTACTTATTTGCTGCTCTTTTTTCGGTTTTAAACCCAATTGGCACTGTCCCAATTTTTGTTGGACTTACACAGGACGATTCTCAAAAAGAACGCTCAAGAATTTCACTCTGGACAGCGATAAACGTTTTTATAATTTTAATGGTTTCTTATTTTATTGGACAATACGTTTTAACCTTTTTTGGAATTAGTATTGATGCTCTTAGAATTGCAGGTGGAATTGTGATTGTAAATTCAGGTTTTTCTTTACTCTCCGGAAAATTCAATAAAAAACGAGGAATCAACAAAAAAATAGAACATGACGCACAGCATCGAAATGACATTGCCTTAACACCATTAGCAATACCAATGCTTGCAGGTCCGGGTTCAATGTCTCTATTAATTGCTTTTTATCAGGAACATCACCAAATGAACGAAATAATTATTTCGAGTTTGGCAATTCTGGCTATTGCAATTGCCATTTTTGCTATTCTTAAAAGTGCACATTATTTAGCCCGAATACTTGGTGCTTCGGGAATTGTTGCTATTTCAAGAATTGTTGGGTTTATTGTAATTTCTATCGGAATTCAATATATCGTAAGTTCAATAGTTAACATTATAAAAGGAAACCTGATGTAG
- the rpsK gene encoding 30S ribosomal protein S11, producing the protein MAKATAKKRKVIVESTGEAHISATFNNIIISLTNKKGEVISWSSAGKMGFRGSKKNTPYAAQMAAEDCSKVALEAGLKKVKVYVKGPGNGRESAIRSIHNGGIEVTEIIDVTPMPHNGCRPPKRRRV; encoded by the coding sequence ATGGCTAAAGCAACTGCAAAAAAACGTAAAGTTATCGTTGAATCAACGGGTGAAGCTCATATTTCTGCCACTTTCAACAACATCATTATTTCTTTGACAAATAAGAAAGGTGAAGTTATTTCTTGGTCTTCAGCTGGTAAAATGGGTTTCAGAGGTTCTAAAAAGAACACTCCGTATGCAGCTCAAATGGCAGCAGAAGATTGTAGTAAAGTAGCTCTTGAGGCAGGACTTAAAAAAGTTAAAGTTTATGTAAAAGGACCAGGTAACGGGCGTGAGTCTGCTATCCGTTCTATTCATAACGGTGGAATTGAAGTTACAGAGATTATCGATGTTACTCCAATGCCTCACAACGGATGTCGTCCTCCTAAAAGACGTAGAGTTTAA
- the ctlX gene encoding citrulline utilization hydrolase CtlX encodes MKQTTNAIVMIRPVAFRMNEQTAVNNYYQKVLDGLLPSTVNAKAQQEFDAFVEKLRAVGVDVTVIEDNLETDTPDSIFPNNWVSFHENGDVALYPMFAENRRHERREDILDTLENKGFEISNIMDYTSAEEDGFFLEGTGSLLLDRTNGKAYCALSPRADEELFIEFCEDFDYAPVIFEAFQTVDGERKLIYHTNVMMCLGETFAVICADCIDDKKERKMVLENLKADKKEVILITEAQVNNFAGNMLEVLGTNDKKYIVMSASAHQSLTPKQIAQLENHAEILSSSLDTIEACGGGSARCMMAEVFLPRS; translated from the coding sequence ATGAAACAAACAACAAATGCAATCGTAATGATTCGGCCAGTTGCTTTTAGAATGAATGAGCAAACAGCTGTAAATAATTATTATCAAAAAGTATTAGACGGACTTTTACCAAGTACAGTAAATGCCAAAGCACAGCAAGAATTTGATGCTTTTGTAGAAAAATTGCGAGCCGTTGGAGTTGATGTTACAGTTATAGAAGATAATTTAGAAACCGATACTCCGGATAGTATTTTTCCAAACAATTGGGTTTCATTTCACGAAAATGGAGATGTGGCATTATATCCAATGTTTGCTGAAAACCGTCGTCACGAGCGTCGCGAAGATATTTTAGATACACTTGAAAACAAAGGTTTTGAGATTTCTAATATAATGGATTATACATCGGCAGAAGAAGATGGTTTTTTTCTTGAAGGAACTGGGAGTTTACTTTTAGACAGAACTAATGGAAAAGCATATTGCGCTTTATCTCCTCGTGCTGATGAAGAACTATTTATTGAATTCTGTGAAGATTTTGATTATGCGCCTGTTATTTTTGAAGCTTTTCAAACCGTAGATGGAGAACGCAAATTAATCTATCACACCAACGTAATGATGTGTTTGGGTGAAACTTTTGCAGTTATCTGTGCAGATTGTATTGATGACAAAAAAGAGCGTAAAATGGTTCTCGAAAATCTAAAAGCTGATAAAAAAGAAGTTATTCTGATAACAGAAGCTCAGGTAAATAATTTTGCCGGTAATATGTTAGAAGTTCTAGGCACAAATGATAAAAAATATATTGTAATGAGTGCATCAGCACATCAGAGTTTAACTCCGAAGCAAATTGCACAATTAGAAAATCATGCTGAAATTTTAAGTTCTAGTCTTGATACAATTGAAGCTTGCGGCGGCGGAAGTGCCAGATGTATGATGGCAGAAGTATTTTTGCCAAGAAGTTAA
- the carA gene encoding glutamine-hydrolyzing carbamoyl-phosphate synthase small subunit, whose translation MKYTTRQSAILLLSDGTIFHGKSIGISGKTFGEVCFNTGMTGYQEIFTDPSYFGQILVATNAHIGNYGVNNQEIESDSVKIAGLVCKNFSFNYSREDASGSLEDYFTKQNLICISDVDTRALVSYIRDNGAMNAVICTDGTSVEELKKELANVPNMEGLELASKVSTTEPYFFGDENATYKISALDLGIKKNILRNLAKRDCYIKVFPYNSTYKDLTDFNPDGYFLSNGPGDPDPLFGAIQVAKEIIADDKPLFGICLGHQIIALANGVKTYKMFGGHRGINHPVKNIITGKGEITSQNHGFAVKREALDGHPELEITHVHLNDDTVAGMRMKNKNCFSVQYHPEASPGPHDSSYLFDQFVENIKQATAKTM comes from the coding sequence ATGAAATACACTACACGACAAAGCGCCATTTTATTACTAAGCGACGGAACTATTTTTCATGGAAAATCTATCGGTATTAGCGGTAAAACTTTTGGTGAAGTTTGTTTTAATACTGGAATGACGGGATATCAGGAGATTTTTACTGATCCTTCTTACTTTGGTCAAATATTGGTGGCTACAAATGCTCACATTGGAAACTACGGTGTTAATAATCAGGAAATCGAATCTGATAGTGTTAAAATTGCCGGTTTAGTTTGTAAAAACTTTAGCTTTAATTATTCGAGAGAAGATGCATCTGGAAGTTTAGAAGATTATTTTACTAAACAAAATTTAATTTGTATTTCTGATGTTGATACAAGAGCTCTTGTAAGTTATATTCGTGATAATGGTGCAATGAATGCCGTTATTTGTACAGATGGAACTTCAGTAGAAGAATTGAAAAAAGAATTGGCTAACGTGCCAAACATGGAAGGTTTAGAGTTGGCGTCAAAAGTTTCAACTACTGAGCCTTATTTTTTTGGTGACGAAAATGCTACTTATAAAATATCTGCTTTAGATCTTGGGATTAAAAAGAATATCTTGAGAAACCTTGCAAAAAGAGATTGTTACATTAAAGTTTTTCCTTATAATTCAACGTATAAAGATTTAACGGACTTTAATCCAGATGGTTATTTCTTGTCAAATGGGCCTGGGGATCCAGATCCTTTGTTTGGCGCTATTCAGGTTGCTAAAGAAATTATAGCAGATGATAAACCACTATTCGGAATTTGTTTAGGTCATCAGATTATAGCTTTGGCAAATGGAGTTAAGACTTATAAAATGTTTGGAGGTCATCGTGGAATTAATCATCCGGTAAAAAACATTATCACTGGTAAAGGCGAAATTACTTCCCAAAATCATGGCTTTGCAGTAAAAAGAGAAGCTTTAGATGGTCATCCTGAATTAGAAATTACACATGTTCATTTAAATGATGATACAGTTGCCGGTATGAGGATGAAAAATAAAAATTGTTTTTCAGTTCAATACCATCCGGAAGCTAGTCCCGGACCACACGATTCGTCCTATTTATTTGATCAATTTGTTGAGAATATAAAACAAGCTACCGCTAAAACGATGTAG
- a CDS encoding XRE family transcriptional regulator — MEQKIHQGRNVKRFREMLGIKQESLAFDLGNEWNQKKISMLEQKDVIEDDILDQISHILKIPVEAFQNFDEEQAINIISNTFNIEKEAYIGNSKPVFNINPFDELKKLHEEKIALYERMLKEKDEMMAKFEKLINK; from the coding sequence ATGGAACAGAAAATACATCAGGGAAGAAACGTAAAGCGTTTCAGAGAAATGCTCGGTATCAAACAAGAGTCATTGGCTTTTGATTTGGGAAACGAATGGAATCAAAAGAAAATCTCTATGCTGGAGCAAAAAGATGTAATTGAAGATGACATACTTGATCAAATCTCACATATTTTAAAAATTCCTGTGGAAGCTTTTCAGAACTTTGATGAGGAACAAGCAATAAATATTATTTCTAATACATTTAATATTGAAAAAGAGGCTTATATAGGAAACTCTAAACCTGTATTCAACATCAATCCATTCGACGAATTAAAAAAACTTCACGAAGAAAAGATAGCTTTGTATGAAAGAATGTTGAAAGAAAAAGATGAAATGATGGCAAAGTTTGAAAAATTAATTAATAAATAA
- a CDS encoding dimethylarginine dimethylaminohydrolase family protein — protein sequence MLQLNVKNETSRLRAVVLGSAVHNGPTPSLDEAYDPKSLEHIKAGTYPIEKDMVAEMDAFNAIFQKYDVKVYRPEMIENYNQIFARDIGFVIDNAFVKSNILPDRERELDAIQYVIDQMDPLKVVRPPEEVHIEGGDVMLWNDYIFIGTYKGSDYKDYITARTNMHGVNFIKELFPNKIVKEFDLVKSKIEARDNALHLDCCFQPVGKNKGIIYKRGFREEADYMYLVNLFGKENLFHIERNEMYHMFSNVFSIDENVVVSEKNFTRLNNWLRANGFTVEEIPYAEIAKQEGLLRCSTLPLIRD from the coding sequence ATGTTGCAATTAAATGTAAAGAACGAAACGTCAAGATTGCGTGCTGTAGTTTTGGGTTCAGCCGTTCATAATGGGCCAACTCCATCTTTAGATGAAGCCTACGATCCTAAATCATTGGAACATATTAAAGCAGGAACATATCCTATCGAAAAAGATATGGTTGCTGAAATGGATGCTTTTAATGCTATTTTTCAAAAATATGATGTAAAAGTTTATCGCCCTGAAATGATTGAGAACTACAATCAGATCTTTGCAAGGGATATTGGTTTTGTTATTGATAATGCTTTTGTAAAATCAAATATTTTACCGGATAGAGAACGTGAATTAGACGCAATTCAATATGTTATCGATCAAATGGATCCTTTAAAAGTGGTTCGCCCGCCAGAAGAAGTTCATATTGAAGGTGGCGATGTTATGCTTTGGAATGATTATATTTTTATTGGTACATATAAAGGAAGTGACTATAAAGATTATATCACAGCAAGAACAAATATGCATGGTGTAAACTTCATCAAAGAATTATTCCCAAATAAAATTGTGAAAGAATTCGATTTGGTTAAGTCTAAAATTGAAGCCAGAGATAATGCCTTACATCTTGATTGTTGTTTTCAACCCGTTGGAAAAAACAAAGGGATTATTTATAAAAGAGGCTTTCGCGAAGAAGCTGATTATATGTATTTAGTGAATCTTTTTGGGAAAGAAAATTTGTTTCATATCGAAAGAAATGAAATGTATCATATGTTTTCGAACGTATTTTCTATTGATGAGAATGTGGTTGTTTCAGAAAAGAATTTTACCAGATTAAACAATTGGTTACGTGCAAATGGCTTTACTGTTGAAGAAATTCCTTATGCCGAAATTGCAAAACAAGAAGGATTGTTGAGATGTTCGACACTTCCTTTAATTAGAGATTAA
- a CDS encoding DNA-directed RNA polymerase subunit alpha yields MAIFNFQKPDKVIMIDSTDFEGKFEFRPLEPGYGLTVGNALRRVLLSALEGYAITSVRIEGVDHEFSTISGVVEDVTEIILNLKQVRFKRQIEDIDNEAVTISVSGKDQLTAGDFQKFISGFQVLNPDLVICNLDSKIKLNFDLTIEKGRGYVPAEENKKQNAAIGTIFTDSIFTPVKNVKYAIENFRVEQKTDYEKLVFEIKTDGSINPKDALTEAAKVLIHHFMLFSDERITLEADEIAQTESYDEESLHMRQLLKTKLVDMDLSVRALNCLKAAEVDTLGDLVSFNKNDLMKFRNFGKKSLTELDELVAVKNLTFGMDLAKYKLDKE; encoded by the coding sequence ATGGCAATATTTAATTTTCAAAAGCCCGATAAAGTTATCATGATCGATTCAACCGATTTTGAAGGTAAATTCGAATTTAGACCTTTAGAACCTGGTTATGGATTGACAGTTGGTAATGCACTTAGAAGAGTTTTGCTTTCAGCATTAGAAGGTTATGCAATTACATCTGTTCGTATCGAAGGTGTAGATCATGAGTTTTCTACTATTTCAGGTGTTGTTGAAGATGTTACCGAAATTATCCTTAATCTAAAACAAGTACGTTTCAAACGTCAAATCGAAGATATCGATAATGAAGCAGTTACAATTTCTGTTTCTGGTAAAGATCAATTAACAGCAGGTGATTTTCAAAAATTTATATCAGGTTTTCAAGTTCTGAATCCAGACCTTGTTATCTGTAATTTAGATTCTAAAATCAAATTGAACTTCGATTTAACAATCGAAAAAGGTAGAGGATATGTTCCTGCTGAGGAGAACAAAAAACAGAACGCTGCAATTGGAACCATTTTTACAGATTCTATTTTTACTCCGGTAAAAAATGTAAAATATGCAATTGAAAACTTCCGTGTAGAACAAAAAACAGATTATGAAAAATTAGTTTTTGAAATTAAAACTGATGGATCTATTAATCCAAAAGATGCTCTTACAGAAGCTGCTAAAGTTTTAATTCACCACTTCATGTTATTTTCTGACGAAAGAATTACACTCGAGGCTGACGAAATTGCACAAACAGAATCGTATGATGAAGAGTCATTGCATATGAGACAATTGCTTAAAACTAAGCTTGTTGATATGGATTTATCTGTGAGAGCATTAAATTGCTTGAAAGCGGCTGAAGTTGATACACTTGGTGATTTAGTATCGTTCAATAAAAATGACCTAATGAAATTCCGTAATTTTGGTAAAAAATCTTTAACTGAGCTAGATGAACTTGTAGCTGTTAAAAATTTAACTTTCGGAATGGACTTAGCTAAATACAAATTAGATAAAGAATAA
- the rpsD gene encoding 30S ribosomal protein S4 has translation MARYTGPSTRIARKFGEAIFGDDKSFEKRNYPPGQHGMAKKRGKKSEYAVQLMEKQKAKYSYGILEKQFRNLFEKASATKGVTGEVLLQLCEARLDNVVFRMGIAPSRRGARQIVSHRHITVNGEVVNIPSYHLKPGDKVAVREKSKSLEAIERSLSNSSHVYEWITWNNDLKEGTFVSVPARLQIPENIKEQLIVELYNK, from the coding sequence ATGGCAAGATATACTGGTCCTAGTACAAGAATCGCTCGTAAGTTTGGCGAAGCAATCTTCGGAGATGATAAATCTTTCGAAAAAAGAAATTACCCACCTGGACAACACGGGATGGCTAAAAAAAGAGGAAAAAAATCTGAGTATGCTGTTCAGTTAATGGAAAAGCAAAAAGCTAAATATTCTTATGGAATTTTAGAAAAACAATTCAGAAATTTATTCGAAAAAGCATCAGCAACTAAAGGAGTAACTGGTGAAGTTTTATTACAATTATGTGAAGCAAGATTAGATAATGTTGTTTTTAGAATGGGAATTGCTCCATCTAGAAGAGGTGCTCGTCAAATAGTATCTCACAGACACATTACTGTAAACGGAGAAGTTGTAAATATTCCTTCTTACCACCTTAAGCCTGGTGATAAAGTTGCAGTTCGTGAAAAATCTAAATCTTTAGAAGCTATCGAACGTTCTTTATCAAATTCAAGTCATGTTTATGAATGGATTACTTGGAACAATGATCTTAAAGAAGGAACTTTTGTTTCTGTACCTGCAAGACTTCAAATTCCAGAAAACATTAAAGAACAATTAATCGTAGAGTTGTACAACAAATAA
- a CDS encoding citrate synthase has protein sequence MSKIATLEVDGQKIELPVITGSENESAIDINKLRDLTGIITIDPGYKNSGSCKSEITFLDGELGILRYRGYSIEDLAEKANFLEVSYLLIFGELPTAQELEQFENGIKKHTLVNEEMKNIIDGFPKTAHPMGVLSALTSALTAFNPKAVNVENEKEMYEAICKTMGKFLVIATWTYRKSMGYPLNYYDNTTGYVDNFMQLMFKLPTGPYSANPVIVDALDKLFILHADHEQNCSTSTVRMVGSSHAGLFASISAGVSALWGPLHGGANQAVLEMLEEINKDGGDTDKFLAKAKDKNDPFRLMGFGHRVYKNFDPRAKIIKKAAKEVLETLGVEDPILEIAKKLEAAALEDDYFKSRNLYPNVDFYSGIIYRALGIPTDMFTVMFAIGRLPGWIAQWKEMRENKEPIGRPRQIYTGHPLREFKSNK, from the coding sequence ATGTCAAAAATAGCTACATTAGAAGTAGATGGTCAAAAAATTGAACTTCCGGTAATCACAGGAAGCGAAAATGAATCAGCTATCGATATTAACAAATTACGTGATTTAACTGGTATTATTACAATTGACCCGGGATATAAAAATTCAGGATCTTGTAAAAGTGAAATCACATTCTTAGACGGAGAATTAGGAATTTTGCGTTACAGAGGATATTCAATTGAAGATTTAGCTGAAAAAGCTAATTTTCTAGAAGTTTCATATCTTTTAATTTTTGGTGAATTGCCAACAGCTCAGGAATTAGAGCAGTTTGAAAATGGTATTAAAAAACATACTTTGGTAAACGAAGAGATGAAAAATATCATTGATGGTTTTCCCAAAACAGCTCACCCAATGGGGGTGCTATCTGCTTTAACAAGTGCTTTAACAGCATTTAATCCAAAAGCAGTAAATGTTGAGAATGAAAAAGAAATGTATGAGGCCATTTGTAAAACAATGGGTAAATTTCTAGTAATTGCTACATGGACATATAGAAAATCTATGGGTTATCCATTGAATTATTATGATAACACAACAGGTTATGTAGATAATTTTATGCAATTGATGTTTAAATTGCCTACAGGACCTTATTCAGCAAACCCAGTTATTGTAGATGCATTAGATAAATTATTTATTCTTCATGCAGATCACGAACAAAACTGTTCTACTTCAACCGTAAGAATGGTTGGTTCATCTCATGCTGGTTTATTCGCTTCAATCTCTGCGGGAGTTTCTGCACTTTGGGGGCCACTTCATGGTGGTGCAAACCAGGCAGTTCTTGAAATGCTTGAAGAAATTAATAAAGATGGCGGTGATACCGATAAATTTTTGGCGAAAGCAAAAGACAAAAATGATCCTTTCCGTTTAATGGGATTTGGACACAGAGTTTATAAAAACTTTGATCCAAGAGCAAAAATTATTAAAAAAGCGGCTAAAGAAGTATTAGAAACTTTAGGAGTTGAAGATCCTATTTTGGAAATCGCTAAAAAATTAGAAGCAGCAGCTCTTGAAGATGATTATTTCAAATCAAGAAACTTATATCCTAATGTTGATTTTTATTCTGGAATTATTTACAGAGCATTAGGAATTCCAACAGATATGTTTACAGTAATGTTTGCTATTGGTAGATTACCAGGCTGGATCGCACAATGGAAAGAAATGCGTGAAAACAAAGAACCAATTGGAAGACCAAGACAGATTTACACAGGACATCCACTGAGAGAGTTTAAGTCTAACAAATAA